Proteins encoded in a region of the Acipenser ruthenus chromosome 43, fAciRut3.2 maternal haplotype, whole genome shotgun sequence genome:
- the LOC131709380 gene encoding zinc finger protein 79-like yields MNSVEMESVQIKEEFSEPELVPFRAEVSGLASLPIKQELCEMQCDSSQSEVSEIKAEHNELEISQTEEPLPVKQEEVLEINHIKQEPPEVEFAHMEPGKEESEDFKPNIPELERVCVREQGAGEEGSPNSMQGGGKEDGQSHSECSLAGSSPAAKARAGGGEYPDCGKGLTQLGHLNKTQRTHTGEKPYCCTDCGKSFSHSNSLVLHQRIHTGEKPYHCSDCGKSFSQSNSLVFHQRTHTGEKPYRCSDCGKSFSRSNSLVLHERTHTGEKPYHCSDCGKSFSRSNSLVLHQRTHTGEKPYHCSDCGKNFSRSGSLVSHQRTHTGEKPYRCSDCGKSFRQLGSLVSHQRTHTGEKPYHCSDCGKSYSQLGSLKGHQRTHTGEKPYHCSDCGKSFSWSDSLVSHQRTHTGEKLCLLNKPFQNTSEFTEERNLKDCFVYHS; encoded by the exons ttaaagaggagttctctGAACCTGAACTTGTCCCCTTTAGAGCGGAggtctctgggctggcttcccttcccattaaacaggagctctgtgagatgcagtgtgacagcagtcagtcagaggtctctgagattaaagctgagcacaatgaattggagatctctcagacagaagaaccccttcctgtgaaacaagaagaggtgctggaaattaaccatattaaacaggagccccctgaagtagagtttgcccacatggaaccagggaaggaagaatccgaggacttcaaaccaaacatccctgagctggagagagtctgcgtgagagagcaaggtgctggagaggaaggctctcccaacagcatgcaaggaggtggaaaggaagatgGGCAgtcacattcagaatgcagtctagcag gttccagtccagcagctaaagcgagggcaggcggtggagaatatcctgactgtggtaAAGGTTTAACGCAGTTAgggcatttaaacaaaacccagcgaactcacacaggcgagaaaccgtattgctgcactgactgtgggaagagtttcagtcattcaaacagccttgttttacaccagcgaattcacacaggagagaaaccgtatcactgttctgactgtgggaagagtttcagtcagtcaaacagccttgtttttcaccagcgaactcacacaggagagaaaccgtatcgctgctctgactgtgggaagagtttcagtcggtcaaacagccttgttttacatgaacgaactcacacaggagagaaaccatatcactgctctgactgtgggaagagtttcagtcggtcaaacagccttgttttacaccagcgaactcacacaggagagaaaccatatcactgctctgactgtgggaagaatttcagtcggtcaggcagccttgtttcacaccagcgaactcacacaggagagaaaccgtatcgctgctctgactgtgggaagagtttcagacagttaggcagccttgtttcacaccagcgaactcacacaggagagaaaccgtatcactgctctgactgtgggaagagttacagtcagttaggaagcctaaaaggacaccagcgaactcacacaggagagaaaccgtatcactgctctgactgtgggaagagtttcagttggtcagacagccttgtttcacaccagcgaactcacacaggagagaaactgtgtCTCTTAAACAAGCCCTTCCAAAACACCAgtgaattcacagaggagagaaaccttaaagactgttttgtgtatcactcttaa